TAATGAAAACGGGACGATTCATCACGAGACAATGGAATCATACAGTTACCCAAAGAACAAATTTGAACTTGTAACTTCTCGCTTTGCAATACACTATGTCTCGGATGTTCATTTACTGTTCCAAAATGTGCATAAAACCTTAAAAGATAATGGTAAGTTTGTGTTCAGTGTTCAACATCCCCTCACTACTTCTTCATTTATAAGCAAACAAACAGGAGATAGGCGTGGGAACTGGATAGTTGATGACTATTTTCTTGAAGGAGAAAGAAAAGAACCTTGGATTGAACAAATAGTTGTAAAATACCATCGAACAATCGAACATTACTTTAAAGCTCTTACTAAATCTGGTTTTTTAGTAGTTGATTTACGCGAAGGAACACCAAAACACGAACATTTTACCAATGATGAAGAGTTCTCAAGAAGACTAAGGATCCCAGTCGTTCGGGCTTTTTCTTGTACAAAGTGAATAGTTGAATAAATAAATAAAAAACGCTTGGATTCCAAGCGTTTTTCTATGCGGTTAATATTGTGAATTTCGTTCTAATAGTACCACTAATTCAACTGTTATTTTTATTGTTTTTTTAATTTTTCTCTCCCTAAACGTCATTATCTGGGCATAGTAACCTGCGCATTAGTGATAGGAATCGGGACTTTACTTCAAAATAAAAATACACTAGTTGTTGAAGAACTGATACTTGCACAAGTGGGCACCTAGCAATTTTTTTGAAAGGAGGTCCATTCTATTAGATTAGAATGAAACTGCTTTTTTCTTTATATTGAATGAAATTACCGCGGATAGTTATCCATAATAGACAAAATGTAAATAAATACTCTCAACTCTATTTATATTTTGTCCATTTGTATACTAGTAGTGTTTTGCTATTATTATACTATTATGAATGTTATTAAAATTCTAAAAAGGAGGCAAACAATATGCTGAAAACGTTTACATTTAATCTTCCTACTAGAATTGAATTTGGTAATGGACAGATTAAAAACCTAGGAGGATATGTAAGAGAATTAAATGGAACCAAAATAATGATTCTAACTGACAAGGGAATAAGAGCATCTGGAATTGTTAACAAAGTAACCGATATATTAGAACAAAAGGAAATAAACTATATTATTTATGATAACATCAAACCGAATCCCAGGGATCAAGACTGTATGGAGGCATACTTCTTAGCACAAAAAGAACATGTTGATGTTCTAATCGGACTTGGGGGCGGAAGTTCGATGGATACCGCTAAAGCTGTTGGGGTGCTTCTGACCCATGGAGGAAATATTAGCGACTGGTACGGTCTCAATATTCTTATTCAGCCAATAACTCCATTAATTTGTATTCCTACCACCGCTGGTACAGGTAGTGAAATTACATTCTTCTCTGTTATTACAGATACTTCCACTAAATTAAAAATGAATATTCTTGACTACCGAGTTGCTCCAAAAATTGCTCTTCTCGACCCTGAGCTTACCTTAACATTACCTCCGGCTATAACGGCATCTACCGGAATGGACGCCTTAACACATGCGATTGAAGCATATACATGCAATCTATCAGAACCCATTACGGATGCGTTAGCATTGTATGCAATTGATGTAATAATAAAGAATTTGTCAGAAGCAGTTAATAATGGAGGAAACCTTGAAGCAAGAAGGAATATGCTTGCAGGCAGTTTAATTGCTGGAATTGCCTTTGGTAATTCAGATGTAGGTGGAGTACATTGCATGGCTGAGGCGTTGGGAGGTTTATACGATACTCCTCATGGGGTGGCAAACTCAATGTTATTACCTTATGTCTTCGAATACAATATTCCTTCAAATGTTGAAAAACATGCAATGGTTGCGAAACTCTTAGGAGTATTGCCTATAGGTAAGACAAATGAGGAAATTGCAAATGAAGGTGTAATAAAATTGCGGGAACTGGCAAATGAAGTAGGTATCCCTAAAATGAAAGATTTACAAAATATTAAGGTTGAAGATTTTAATTACTTGGCAGAAGGAGCAACTCAGAATGTTTCTGCTTCTAGTAACCCAAGAATTACTACTAAAGAAGATTACTTTGAATTGTTCATAAAAGCATATGAAGGAAAATAAAAAGGGGATGAATAAGTAAATGGGAGACGTAAAACTTAAGAGAACACTTGGTTTTTGGGCAGCTTATTCAGCCTCAGTTGGTCTAGTAGTATCCGGAACAGCGATGGTAGTTCTTGGGAATGGTTATGGTGTAAGCGGCCCTGCTTTTAGTATAATAGCGCTTATTGCATTATTTGTAATCTTAAGTGTTGCTCTTTCCTATTCAGAAATGGCTGCAATGATTCCTGGGGCAGGTATGGTTGGAGAGTATACCCTTCCTGCGTTAGGTAAGCTCCCTGCCATATTTGCTGTTTTAGCAGGGTATATTGTCCTTGTTGGAACTGACGGCGGCACAAATATGATTGTTGGAGGACAATCATTTGAGACACTCACTGGTATCCCTTGGTATATCGCAGTAACTGTAATTCTATTATTTTTAGCAACAATTAATCTGTTAGGAGTATCAGTCTTTGGAAAGGTTCAAACCATTCTTGCCATAAGTATGATGCTACTTCTCGGGGTAATTGGCCTTATGGGATTATTAGGTATAGGAACACAAGATCAATTAGCACAATCTCCTGCCTTTTCGCCAATTTCTTGGAAAGCGCAGGCAGGTACTTTAGGAATAGCAATCTGGCTGTTTATTGGAATGGAATTTGTAGCACCACTTGCAGAAGAAATAAAAAATCCGGGAAGAAATATACCGATTGCGATGCTGTTTGGTTGTTTCACAATTTGGCTAGTCGATTTACTTTTTGGATTAGGTGTCACCAAATATATAAAGCTTGATGAACTTGCTCAATCTACGATTCCACATGTGGATGGTGCAGCTGCGATGTTGGGGGAAACCGGTTTAGTAATAATGGGGATAGTTTCTATCATTGCAGCGATTACCACCTGTGATACGTATCTTGCAGCTGTGCCGCGGATGCTTTATGGATTATCAAAGGAAGGCCTTCTCCCTAAAGCTTTCTCTTATCTTCATCCCAAAACACGAACACCATGGGTTGGTATTTTCACTGTTATTGGTTTGACACTTATCGTTTTAATATTTGCATTTATTAATAATGCAAATATAGATTTTGTTACCACAATGATTTCAGTGGCATGTGGTACATGGTTAATGTCCTATATTATTACACAAGTAGATGTTTTGGTTTTACGAAAAAAATATCCAAATGCTCATCGTCCGTTTAAAACTCCTTTGTATCCATTGCCTCAAATCATTGGACTTATTGCATGTGTTTATATGATCTATACACTATATGTAGATATGACAGTTGTGAAAATTTCAGTAGTTGTCATTGCCGCTATCATTATTTTAGGTATAGCCTACTTAAAAGCTACTGGTCAGAAGCTTTTTACACCGGTTCCACTAGAAACCGTTTTTGAAGGTATCCAAAAAAGAAGTGAATTTGATTATGCTCTCACTGTAGAAAAAGATCAAACAGATGATGGTATGAACAAATCAGTCTAGGTGGAGGTTGTTATGGGTTTCTATTCGATTGTTGATAATAGAGCGTGGAATTCTTTAATGATTGTGACAGAAGAGTTTAAGAAGTATAGTACCATTATGAAAAGAGAGAATAATAGAATTGATTTGGATGCAAAGGAACATGGGATCTTGAGCATGTACACCTCATATAAAGTAATGAATAAATGGATGGGGCGCGTATATCATTTAAAATGGAACTGTGTCATAGAAGATAGGAAACCCGATTCTGATCATTCAATTCAGTTAAGGTATGGCGGTAACCTTTTCGGTAAAAGGGAACCTCAATTTCAGTCCAAAACAAATGTTGCTTTAAGTAAGCTTTTAAATCAAGATAAAGAGTTAATGGAAATCTGTACAACCATTGATTTTGAAAAACTAGAACTTAAATATTCAAAAAAAGATAACACTTGGAATATAGAATTTTGGCCAAATTACGGTGATTTTATTTGGATTTTGATTCCCCCTGTTCGCTATTTCAGAAAGCCAAATTCCGAAGAAATCACGAAAACCATTCGATTCATTCAAAAAATGAGTAGTTTGATTAAAAAAGGGGAGTTTTTGTAAGATGAGTGTTAAGAAAATGTATATCAATAATCAATGGGTATTGAGCAAAGGTGAAGAAATAAGAAATATTATTAATCCTGCCACAGAAGAAATCATTGCCCAAGTAACCGAAGGAACGGTTGAAGATGCAAAAACAGCCATCCAAGCAGCTCATAAAGCTTTTTACGAGGATGGATGGGGGGAGACGCATGCCCGACACCGTGCGCAATTATTATTTAATGTAGCAGATAAACTAGAAGAGGAAATCGAGTCCTTCTCAAAGCTTGAAACATTAAATAATGGAAAACCCTTAAGGGAATCAACGTATGATATCGAAGATGCCGTTAATCAATTACGATATTATGCCGGATTAGCAACTAAACCCTCAGGTCAAGTCTATGATGTTCCAGACGATATACAAGCATTTGTTGTTAGAGAACCAATCGGTGTTGTCGGACAAATTGTCCCGTGGAACTATCCTTTGGTGATGGCAGTACAAAAACTCGCACCAGCCTTAGCAGCGGGCTGCTCAGTTGTAATTAAGCCAGCTGAGCAAACCCCGTTAAGTTTAATAAAATTATTTGAAATCATAGATGATGTTGGCTTTCCGCCTGGAGTCGTTAATCTCGTTCTTGGTGAGGGAGCGTCTGTAGGAGCTGAGTTGGCAAGGAATCCCCTTGTAGATAAAATTGCTTTTACTGGAGGCACCGTTACAGGAAAAAAGATACTGGAAAATACAATTGACACACTAAAGAAAACATCCTTGGAATTAGGAGGGAAATCCCCTAATATCGTTTTTGAGGATGCTGATTTTGAAACAGCTGTTGATTACGCACTTTTTGCCATCTTTGCCAATCAAGGTCAAGTTTGTTCTGCTGGATCAAGGCTGCTGCTTCAGGAAACACTCTATGAAAAATTTGTACCGGAGCTTGTCAAAAGGGCAGAAGAAATCATTGTCGGAAATGGGGCAGACGTCGATACCGAAATGGGTCCACTGATTTCCCAACAGCATATGGAAAAGGTCTTAAGCTATATTGAAATTGGAAAGGAAGAAGGAGCAGAATTATTATGCGGGGGAAATCGCTTATATGATAAAGGGTTCTTTGTATCTCCAACGATTTTCGGAAATACAAATCCGCAAATGCGAATTGTTAAAGAAGAAATCTTCGGGCCTGTATTAGTCATTCAAACCTTTAAAGACGAAGAGGAGGCAATTAGCCTTGCCAATGACTCCATTTATGGACTCGCAGGAGCAGTATTTACATCTGACGGTGCCCGT
The DNA window shown above is from Neobacillus sp. WH10 and carries:
- a CDS encoding class I SAM-dependent methyltransferase, encoding MEFRGASVYDQEDFFSNYMKRRERKDSPNNAIESPIIYELIGDFNNKSILDLGCGDASFGKELLNQGAAFYTGIEGSEQMVASAKLNLANENGTIHHETMESYSYPKNKFELVTSRFAIHYVSDVHLLFQNVHKTLKDNGKFVFSVQHPLTTSSFISKQTGDRRGNWIVDDYFLEGERKEPWIEQIVVKYHRTIEHYFKALTKSGFLVVDLREGTPKHEHFTNDEEFSRRLRIPVVRAFSCTK
- a CDS encoding iron-containing alcohol dehydrogenase — its product is MLKTFTFNLPTRIEFGNGQIKNLGGYVRELNGTKIMILTDKGIRASGIVNKVTDILEQKEINYIIYDNIKPNPRDQDCMEAYFLAQKEHVDVLIGLGGGSSMDTAKAVGVLLTHGGNISDWYGLNILIQPITPLICIPTTAGTGSEITFFSVITDTSTKLKMNILDYRVAPKIALLDPELTLTLPPAITASTGMDALTHAIEAYTCNLSEPITDALALYAIDVIIKNLSEAVNNGGNLEARRNMLAGSLIAGIAFGNSDVGGVHCMAEALGGLYDTPHGVANSMLLPYVFEYNIPSNVEKHAMVAKLLGVLPIGKTNEEIANEGVIKLRELANEVGIPKMKDLQNIKVEDFNYLAEGATQNVSASSNPRITTKEDYFELFIKAYEGK
- a CDS encoding APC family permease, with protein sequence MGDVKLKRTLGFWAAYSASVGLVVSGTAMVVLGNGYGVSGPAFSIIALIALFVILSVALSYSEMAAMIPGAGMVGEYTLPALGKLPAIFAVLAGYIVLVGTDGGTNMIVGGQSFETLTGIPWYIAVTVILLFLATINLLGVSVFGKVQTILAISMMLLLGVIGLMGLLGIGTQDQLAQSPAFSPISWKAQAGTLGIAIWLFIGMEFVAPLAEEIKNPGRNIPIAMLFGCFTIWLVDLLFGLGVTKYIKLDELAQSTIPHVDGAAAMLGETGLVIMGIVSIIAAITTCDTYLAAVPRMLYGLSKEGLLPKAFSYLHPKTRTPWVGIFTVIGLTLIVLIFAFINNANIDFVTTMISVACGTWLMSYIITQVDVLVLRKKYPNAHRPFKTPLYPLPQIIGLIACVYMIYTLYVDMTVVKISVVVIAAIIILGIAYLKATGQKLFTPVPLETVFEGIQKRSEFDYALTVEKDQTDDGMNKSV
- a CDS encoding aldehyde dehydrogenase family protein, coding for MSVKKMYINNQWVLSKGEEIRNIINPATEEIIAQVTEGTVEDAKTAIQAAHKAFYEDGWGETHARHRAQLLFNVADKLEEEIESFSKLETLNNGKPLRESTYDIEDAVNQLRYYAGLATKPSGQVYDVPDDIQAFVVREPIGVVGQIVPWNYPLVMAVQKLAPALAAGCSVVIKPAEQTPLSLIKLFEIIDDVGFPPGVVNLVLGEGASVGAELARNPLVDKIAFTGGTVTGKKILENTIDTLKKTSLELGGKSPNIVFEDADFETAVDYALFAIFANQGQVCSAGSRLLLQETLYEKFVPELVKRAEEIIVGNGADVDTEMGPLISQQHMEKVLSYIEIGKEEGAELLCGGNRLYDKGFFVSPTIFGNTNPQMRIVKEEIFGPVLVIQTFKDEEEAISLANDSIYGLAGAVFTSDGARAQRVIRKLRAGITWINTYHPTFNEAPWGGYKQSGIGRELGTFGLEAYLEVKQVNINLNVQPSGWFDKQKTT